The following nucleotide sequence is from Anopheles stephensi strain Indian chromosome 3, UCI_ANSTEP_V1.0, whole genome shotgun sequence.
TGAGGCAAAGAGGTGCCACGGGCCAAGAGAGACACAAAAGCTcatcactactactaccaccaccaacacaacacatcGCTGCTAATGATAATCGTAGTGAGCCATTCCGCGAGACAGGTTGCCCATGGTAGCACCAAATCGTGGATAGATTTTGTCAAACAGTTCGAAACGGCTTTGCAGGAAAGGTCATAGCTTGCAGTTAGTTCAAGAAGCAGTTAAACTTTGCACCCATTAAAGGAAACGAGCACGAAAAGCATTGCGAGAAAATCGGGAAAACGACCATCACCGTTCAGTTCGTGTAGTTAGGCCCATCGctgaatgtgtgcgtgtttgcttACAATTCGACATCGCTAGTGTGTTGGTGGACGActtctccgtgtgtgtgtgtgtgtgtgtgttgtgtagtGTGCGTACGTAAAAAgaacgagcgagagaaagagagagtgcgCGAGTGTTATTAGACAGAGAAAAGTGGTTTTGATGGTGGGTGTCTCGCTGTCAGCaggaacatcatcatcatcatcatcattctacaCGCTCAGAGGACAAAAGCAAAGTGCAATCCGCAGTCGGTTCGCGAACTCCATAACGGTCGAAGCGAAGGGTCCGCGCGCGTACTCGTGAAGAGCGAGACAGAGCGAGAACAATAGAACGGGGaaattgcagcagcagcaggcgacgACGTCgaagtgtttttgtgtgcgtgtgtgtattgggGCCTTCATGATCATCGCTCAAATGCATGGCCGCAAGCAGTAATTTGAAGAAGCTGTGAATATTATTTGCGGATTACCGtgtagtgttgtgtgtgtctacTTGAAAAGTACAGCAGTAGCTTCTGTCAGTGAACCGCTTTCCCTTGAGCAGatccgcacacacagacacgctcGCTTGCTGTCCCTGCTGATGGCCGACAATGCGCCTGCAGCCGCTGCAAGTAGTGTGaagtgtggtgatggtggtcagCCTCTCGACAGTTCGCTAAGGTCCTcgaaaaaaatgttcaacCCAAACAACAACGTCCAGGGCGGTGCCAGTGGCAGCGGAAGCGGAACCAGCGGCACCAACAGTGCGGCCCCGGGTGCCACCAACAGCGGTGCAACGGCCAGTTCGATCGACCGTCTCCGGATGCTGTACCCAAATGTCAACGAAGCGGTCGACCCGCTGCCCCGTTCCTGGAGCCTGCAGGACAAGTGCAGCACCATCGGATTAACGCAAAACAATCTTCGTGTTCACTACAAAGGTTTTTATCATCGTTCCGTAAAGGAAGGCCTGCCTTCTTCGCTTTAACCAATTTGTTTGCATGTTTTCAGTCTGTGGTCTGGCCCggtcgtgtgtgtgagtgtgtagtGCTCGGGGCGACAGGGTTATACACGTCGGTATATCTAAATTTAGTTCGACACTCTCTTGTGTGTGCGACTTTTACACTGATTTTCCTGCATCGCCATCTTGTGCGTCCCTTTTTGCTGCCCTTTTGCTTCCTTCGGTGTCTCTGGCACGGTTGTCTCTATCCTGCTGTCGTTGTggggcgcgcgtgtgtgtgtgcagcaaTGTTGTGTGATCACAACATGCACCACACACAGCACGGAGAAAGACGAACATTTCCCTACACCTATTGCTCAGTCGGGGCTCTCTGATCCCAGCTACACAAATCGTGTCTCGTTGAAACCTTCACGAGGAAGCACACAATTTTTACCTTTGTTGGTCGTCAATGAACTAAATCATCATTTAGGCCGCCGCGTTCGCGTTGTTCTCCCTCCCCTTCTATTACGCATTAATGATGGCCACGATGGCGTGCAATCGCTTGCCTCTTTGCTCCATTTGTAGGAGCTTACAACGAACAAAAtgtcatttttctttctaccCCACAAAGCAAGCTCTGCACGTCGGGTCGCCGAGGAAAGCATTGCCTACTTTGCGTTTTATCGCATCTGGTGGAATGTGTGTTTACCTTGTGTTGTTTTGAGAGCTTTCCCTGCGAATTACGATTCGTCGTGTGCCCGAAAAGCAGCACAACCCTTTTTGTGCTGTATagggaaagggaaaaatcGAGTAATTCGACGCTCCATTATCGTTACGATACCGTACCGTCGTCACCGTCCGTACATGAAATCAACTCTTGATTTTCCGTATTTTTCTTACGCTTACGTTTTCCCTCCCCGTTTGCTTGGAaatgtggcttttttttctacatcgACTTGCAAACTTGTGTGTTCAAAAACAACGATgaaagtgtgagtgtgtgtgtgtgcgtgttggttTAATGTACGGAATGCTCCATCACCCGATgggagtgtttgtgtgcgtttgtatGTGCGCTGTGTATTGCGCAAATAGTGTACAGCTCCTCACAGCAATAACAGCAGCAGAGCACAGTTACAGTAGCCCACTACTAATATACACATGCTCCACACATACGCCGTTAGAAGGGAGCAAAAGTGCGTAATCGCCAGAGTAAGAGAGAGCGCAACAGCGAGCGAACAGTGTTTTTCGTGTGCGAAAGAGACCGACGGCTATGCGATGATGATACGATTCCGCGAGACAGTGCGCACAAAGAAGCATCAGCCAGGAAGAAACAGAAATCAGCAGGTTTTGACGTTTCGGTGACGGATTGGAACCTGTGCCTTGTGCTTTGCTACCTTGTGATTTGTACGAAGAAGTGTGTGGAAGCTTTTTCAACATCATCGGTCACTTTAGAAATTTTTTTAATGCCAATCCACATAGCAACGCGATTAATTGATATTGCATGTGATACGGTAACTGATTTACATGCAATCGTCACGTAAATATGCTACGATGTGCCTGATGCGCTCCCAATGGCTGATAATGAAATgatttaatattttgttttgttgttaacGATGCAAACGATCATTGTGAACTCACTTAAAACGACCTTTTAATTATTCAATCACGGGTGACGACTATGTACGTCGTTTTGGTgacgaagaaaaacaatgtACGCAAATGTAACTATTGCTTCTACGTTAAtgacatatgtgtgtgtgtttgtcgtgTCTTGCTTTTTCTGAAAGGTCAAATGAGAAGTTGTGCAAATGATCAGAAAGTTTCGTTTTGTTACACAAAACCTAACATCTATCGGCGATGTTTACCATTTTTGGATAAAATTCGACAAATAACTTATCCATGCAAGTATTTCAATGTTTTTCCCAATCGTTTTCGAGTGGTTGTAACATTTATTTTCGATAAGGAAAATGACCAGAACCTTCCCGTCGAGGAAAAACAATTCGCTGCGAGCTTTTCTTTGTCATGTTTTGATGGCGATGTTGATcttgtagcagcagcagcagcgccagcTCGAGTGACCAATTTAATGTACACAACACCAATACACCACCGAGGCCAACAAAAACACGTCACGACACGTTCCGCCTGCGTCACAGTGTGCGTGTCAGTTTAGATCAAAACAATGAGACAGAATGACAGCACCGTGCGCACACGAATACATCGCTCCAGCTGTTCcaaatcagcagcagcagcagcagctccccGTCTTTCGCTCGCCCTTCTCTTCCCCTTTTTCTGTCCAACATAcatcaaacgcacacacacacacacacacaggtaggCGACATTCGCGCATAAGCATAAAATGCGTTGAGCATAAATCGGAAACGAACAGCATAATACTGCCAAAGAGTAAGAGACAGACGGGGAAGCACACAGGCAACCAACACAACAAGGAAACAGACAGAGACACGACCCCGATTTCATCGCCAAAGACTTTTTTTCGGTGGGTTGGGTGCTGAGGGGAAGGGTGGGTAGTGGTTTTAGCCCTCCGCGTGTGCTGCTGGGATGAATAACATTTCGATGTGCGTATTCTTCCTCAAACAgacactcacatacacacacacacacacagtcaccgCTTGCTGCCACTTTTTTCCTTTGTGTTCCGCGCGTTCCCTTTCGCCCTTTGTACAAAGCGTTCGAAGAAAATCCGATGTACGCAGCAACAACACAGCCAGCCAGTACGAGGCAGCACTGTGCGAAAATGTGTGTACACTTATTTGTACGCTCCTTTTCATTCTGTTACTGTGCTGGTCTCTCTCGGTCTGTCTCTCTTTTTAACTCTGTGTTTTATTGCGTTTCACTTTTACACTTTTTGCTTCCCTGTTTGGAAGATGGAGTATTGTTTCTAATATTACGCTtttgataaattattatttttaaatactcTGATCTCTCATatgaggcgaatgaagtctcaaagacccaaagcctctataaataaacgaaaaaagtttttttttcaataattgtTGGTTTCTGGggaattctttttttattatttaaagtaAATTTTGATTAACTTTTTTGTAAGAATACTTACACAAACTTCCTATAGATATATTtgtatacttttttttaatgaaatgatGCAATcaatttaagttttttttttataaaaatactCTAAATTATGATGTATAAAAGGctttaacgatttttttctgtttttcgttttgtttaatttttttttgctatcgtATATActtatttagtttttatttcataTACTTAACGTGGTAAAAACTAAGCTTATTCTTTCCTTGACTTGcatcaaaaaacaattaataaaaatatttaatcaaaaGTTTAGAAATAAAACGCTCAATGTGGCTTTTGGAATAATCCATTATGGTTGTTGAGTAACAGACATTCATAGTCGTTACTTTCAATATCTCAACTACATGCACGGTTCAAATCTTCGAATCTGGACCATATCCACTACTGGCCTTTGGATAATGGCAAGCCACCCATGATCAGCTAATATCGCCATACCAAGGTTTACATAGGTCCTCATATTACATACATAGGTCCTCAATGTGCGGATCGGCAGCTGATATTATCTGGCCCGTGCTACGATATTGCTAGGTctcaaaaaaaacacaagaccCCTTCACCAAACCATCAGATCTAGATTCTAGAATGCCTTTGGTTAGGACGTTCTCTCTGCTCGGTTGGCATTTTAACCACGAAAGGTCCTAAACTGCAATTTCTGACTTCATTtggcttaattttacccttagctgaAAAGTCATTCCTTTACGAGACCAACGAGACATTGAAAGACCTCTTAATATCTTAAGACGAAGAAGACCGAGTAGGTGCGATAGAGGTTTTAAATGAGTATTATAGTGAAAATAATAGTACCAATTGTACGCAAAAGTACTGCTTGAAGTTAGCAGCCTTAATTTTAGGAAAGATGTATCAGTTATAAGTCTACCAAATGAAGAATCATCTGCAGAACCAAATGAAGAATCTGCTGACTGGTACGCTCTAATTCTTTCGAAATGACCAACTTAGTAGATAAAGATGTATCAGTTTCTGTCTCTTTTTTAACTTTATGAAGATTACTACATTACCACAGAGTAATAAGAGCATTTTTACTTCTTCAATCCTTTCAAGCAGTACAGGAAACAATGGCGTTCCTACCCCTAAGTGCATACTGCGCCGTATGCAACCTTAaatgcagcagcatcaacactTATTAAAACCACTGCATTaatcgatgtgtgtgtgtgatagaaGAGTTtcacacgatcacgatcgtaTTAAACTAAATACGACTTTGCCGAAATTGTACACCGCGTTCAACCCATTCAAACGTGTCATGTTCATCATGCTTCAAACAACGAACCACCACCGCAGCAccagctgatgatgatgatgatgctgacgaTGGCAAACCGCATCGATAACGTCTTTGTTTCCGTTCTGAACCCCGGTGTACGACGGTGTACTTCTCGCGGCAGCTTATATCCCGTGCCTGTGACACTGATTGCCGTCTTTGTTTGCTTGGGCtggcatttttgttttaatcgGACACACGAGGGCGGGGGGGTATTCGCGAGCTCTCCTCGAACAGCTTAGGTATCGGATTTACAACTGGTCTGTGAATCGCGCACGCCAGTCACCTCGAGAGACAGAGGCGGCCAACAGACCAAGCTAAGCTAATATGGCTGCTGCTACTTGCTGTTGTAACCGCCGGATCGGTAGAAGGTGCCTCAGGTTGAGCTGGTGGTGTTGAGTGGGCACTCACTGCTGCACGGTGGGCAAACCTATTAATACTGGGTCAGCAAATCGTACGCTCTACTTCAATGGCcagccatacacacacacacagaatcaATTACCCAAAGAAGAGCTCCGAGAGTTTGTATCGCTCAGTAATCTTCTTCTAAAATAACGATGGAGATTTTTTTCGGAAGCATCATCATGCATTGAAAGCCTCCTGTGTTGTGGCTCAAGCACCTTATCAGCTTACCAGCCGCTCCGGCAGCGATTAAGCGACAACATAAAGTAGCTGGCCGATGAATGTAGCaaacggcaaaacaaaaagtgtgCAAAGCACTTTCGATTGCAATTGGCAACGGTCCGATCGGGGATCGAATCGCGTTCAACCCCGCGTAGGGTGATGATTGGAGAAGGcataaccaccaccactatcAGCAAACGAAACGACAAGCCACTGGGTAAAGACGTgcaaaggaaataaaaagttAGCTCTGCCACGAGCGTCGGTGGTGGCACAGGCAGACGGCAGGAAGGCATGGATGTTGTTTGGTAATAAGCATCGAAACATCGGTGCTTTGCTTGCCTGGCCTGGCCCCCGATGGCAGAGACCGTACACTTTCTCGAAACCAAATCGCGCCTCGCCTGCCTCGTGGATGAGGTGACCACGACGACTCTCGACGATGTGTTCGAATGAAGTCCGTGCAGCTCTTTTGGGGGTTgacttacttttttttatttattttttccccttttttgctccaaTATGCTAATGAATTTACTAACCGAATCGGTGACAGTTGtaattcaatttcaaattgtagtatttaattttcttctcttgttttcatgtttattagctattttttctattttcatattttttttaatttttatatttcttttacATACTTCTATgaaactttcctttttttccgagTGTCCctgtgtgttttaatttacTTGCAAGCCATTtactttccatttttcatttgcAAACCTCTTTTGCGTTAATGTTTTAGTATtttaacatacacacacctaACAAGAACATTTCCATAACACCACCCACCCGAATAAGGCGACCCCAAGGCTGCTCGTCTTCTCACGCCATCTCTGAATGTATTCGCCCTTATGACAGGGCCACACGGATTTTGGATATTGAACGCGACAAAAGGCGCTGGGCGTAACATCATGTGGAGCAAAGCCACTGAAGCAACGCGGACGTGAAGGAGGAATCGCGCGCTCAATATGATGATTACGACAAagcaaaacgaacaaaaaaaagccaacggGGAAATAAACGAACAGCGACTGAAACGAACGtacgaaccaaccaaccaagtgTTGTCAGGGTCGTACTCCAACAGACGGCCGCGCGGCCCAAAGTGGGTCAGAGCGCGGCGGCGTTTGGCAACGATTTTCCATGACTTTGAACACTGGCGGGGGGTGGTGGGCCGAAGCTCACCTTCCGATACACACAATGAAGCCGCGTGTGGGTCGCACCTCCACTCGAGGGGGGGGGATGTGTGTCTCATAAGGCCACAAAGCCTGGCGAGCAGACGCACTAGACTTTGGGGCTAGCGAGCGGCTTAGAAGAGCAGCAACTTTGGTGGAAAACTCAAGTCGTATTGAAGGACAAGAGATAAACCGAGAGGGGCGCGCCACGTTTCGTCATTCACGTGGGGGAATAGGCAGCACCCCTGAGCCGTTGCAAATGTAAAAGCTCTAGACAATCTATATTATGAGTCACTGGCGGAAAGTTAAAACTGTTTAcaaataagttaaaaaatttcACAGTCTGGTTAACAACGCGGGGGTTTTGAGGGTGCCTCACCAACGACAATTGTTCCTATGTCCATCCAGCATATGACCGCCAGACCTTGTGATTTCTGCAATTTACCTTACTTCACTAACTCTAATGAACATTctaaaaatttatttactaAATATTGCTTCGTTTTTGTTCGAATTTGTCACCTTCGACAGGAATTGGTAAATCACACACAGATGCAGCCTCAGTGCGTACGGCCTACCCGATTCCGGCCGCCTGCGGACTGTACTACTTCGAGGTGAAGATCATCTCCAAGGGCCGGGACGGATACATGGGCATCGGGCTGACCCATACAAACTTCAAGATGAATCGGCTGCCCGGTTGGGACAAGCAGTCGTACGGCTACCACGGTGACGATGGCCACTCGTTCTGCTCGTCCGGCAATGGGCAACCGTACGGGCCCACCTTTACCACCGGTGATATTATTGGTTGTGGCGTCAATCTGGTCGACAATACGTGTTTCTACACCAAGAACGGCCACCATCTGGGCATCGCTTTCAAGGATCTACCGGTGAGTGTCCGGCAGGACGTTGTCCAACCACAGCAGAGGCGTTGCTAATGTggtcttttcttcttctcgatCTCCTCCCAGCCCCGGTTATACCCGACGGTGGGACTCCAAACGCCCGGCGAGGTGGTCGATGCCAACTTCGGTCAGGAACCGTTCAAGTTTGACATCGAGGACATGCTGAAGGAGCTGCGGGCCAGCACGAAGGCCACCATCTACAACTTCCCACTGCCGGATGATCAGGGCGACTGGACGGTGATCCTGCACAAAATGGTTTCCTCCTATCTGGTCCACCACGGGTACAGCTCGACGGCGGAAACGTTCGCACGGACCACGGGTCAAACATTACAGGAAGACATGACATCGATTAAAAATCGACAAAGTAAGTGTTGTGTGGTTGAAGCGTTTGCCCCCGGCCGTCGTTCGCTTCACGTTGCtgtgtttcttgtttgtttgcagaaaTTATCAAACTAGTGCTTTCCGGGCGCATGGGACAAGCAATCGAACAAACCATTCGTCTCTATCCGGGTCTGCTAGAGTCGAATCAAAATCTGCTTTTTATGCTGAAGTGCCGACAGTTTATCGAGATGGTGAACGGATCTGACTTTGACCTAGTAAGTGGGAACCGATCGTCGTGCTCACCTGGCATCCCTCAGCTCATGTGCATTTCcctttctcccccccccccccaccccccccctaGGGTACTCCTTCGTCGCGTACGAGCCCAGTGCAAACATCGGTGATACAATCAACAAAAAGTTATCAAAACGGTAGCACCATTATTCCGGATAACGTTGACAATCAGGGATACTTAAAAAATAACGTCCTCAGGTAAAAACCCCCTAGCGGCTCGGATCGATCCGAAGCGATGTGTGACACTAACGTTGGACATTGCAAACCATTTCAGTAataacaccaacaacaataatgGCAACTGCATCGAAGACGACTACTCGAACGACGTCGAGATGGAGAACGGTCACAGCAATAATAGCGCCACGAATGGTTACAAAAACGGAACCGCTAATCGAACGAACGCAAACGAATCGGGTGATGGggaggaggagcaggaggaggaggaggaggaaccGGACACCGGCAGGGATGAAGATATGGGTAAAcaattgcaaaacaaagcaatatGCGGATCATTAACCGTGAtcctttcccccctttttccaCGTAGACGTGGACTCATCGCTATCGCCAAACTGTAAATCGACGAGTGCCACGGGAAAGTCCGGTGTCGAGCGGATGCTAGAATTTGGCCGGGAGCTGTTCCAGATGAGCCAACGCCTGGAGAAGGAACATGGTGTTAATGAAACTAATCAAAAAATGTTGGAGGTAAGTGGACGGGCGacggggggtttttttatttgagtaGCTTTTACGTGCAAATTAATGTGATCTTCTCAATCATTCGTGACCCATCTGCGTGGAACCAGGTTTCGCACGGATGTTTGGGGAAGGTCTTATCTTATAAGCTGATGTTGAAGTAGATCGTTCGATTTGACACAAATGATTCACTAGGCCATACGACATGTAGCTGGAGTCGCAGCCTTCGCTATCGTCGTAAAAATAGATTCTCCATTTCAAATCTTACGATCAAATAGCGATGAGATTGGATTTGGATTGGAACGATGGACTCATCCTCGGAGAGATACTGTATCAATGCTTTGTCTACAACCCAGGCATGACAGGGCTTCGACTTGCGATATTGACTTGTATCTTGGAatgcaccttatcccgggtgaacTCCGTAGAGGATGGGGAGTTCCGCTGGGGTAAATTGGGAATCGGGAGCGTCGTCAGGTTGTCGCCACGTGTTTTCGGGACGGGAAGCAGCCTTTATGTTTTTGAGCTTCGGCAATTTGATGGCGCCGTCCTCTGCGTCGAACTCCCTCGATGAAGCTTCGAATCTCCTCACCGCTTGTTCCGGATTGCGTGCTGATGTGCCTGGGTTCGAGCACCACAACCGCTTAGTTTAGCCATCGTGGtagtagacacacacactccgtcGGCAGCACGACCGCCAATAGAGACCTCAAGTCTCTTGAGTGCTGCTTTGACACCAGCTTTGGCCAAAAATGCGACTGGTGCACGTTGGAGTTATTGAGCGGGACTACTACGGGATAGGAAGTGGGAAGGAATCAGAGGTGATTCCCATTTCTTTGGCGAAGCCGAACAGGATCCGCTCGTATTCGTAGTCCTTCTGACCCTGGATGTCGCGTATTGGCACCGCGGGGGATCTTCCTGATGCCCTGAGAGGATGTGGTCAATGTCCTGGTGTCCGTTGCTACAGCTACAAACCTTGCTGTCGGCACTGCCTCCACGATGGAGATGAGCGTTCATTGCATAGTAGTTCGACATGAGTCTAGACATCATGCGAATAAACGCACGTTCCACCGCACGAGCCCGTGAAAGCAGGGACGCAGAGATACCTGTGGTGAGACTGAGTACAGGAACTTCCCGAGTTCATCCTCATCCTCGGAGGAACTCGTGAGAGGGAATCGACCTCTCAAAAAAGTTGCCTTCGAAGGCATCTCGTTTGGCCAAGGAGTCTGCGTTTTAATTACCGGAAATACCGCAATGAGCCTGCTCAGCCATATAAGCGATATTCTAAACGCTTTGTCGAATAGAGAGCTAAGAATATCCAATATTGTTTTGGATAAAGTAATCAGAGCTCTTTAATGTCTCTACGGACTTAAGTGCTTCGACAGCGCTTAGGCTTTcagtgaataaaaaataccGATCCGCGGAGGATTTGCGCTTATAATTAAAAGTGCATGAAAGATAGCAGCCAGCTCGGCAACAGAGGATAGAGCATGGCTGTCTAAGCTTGTAGAAGGCCTCAGTGTAGGTGTTAAATACACCGAAGCCCGTGCTCGCCTCCGAAGAGAAGATCCGTCTGTGAAGAACTGCTGTGGGGTAGGACGGCCATACTTATCCACACAAAAATGCTGGGAATTGTCCTCCTGCGAAGATCATCTGGGATGTTCTTCGTGTCCTCTCGCAACGAGGTGTCGACTACCAAAAGGGAATTGTAGGACTTCGAAGTCTTTGCCTGTTGGTcgcggtttagcgccgtcgtttGCCAACCGATTAACCCGGcggttctggcggacgcatcaacgccatcacttcatctcagttTCGGGCTACcaagcctcctctgtccgtgtggacggtctGGAAAGGGCTTTACGGGCTGGTTCGTCCGGTGTAATTCTCATGACGTGGCCAACCCACCGGAGTCTAGCGAGTCTAATTCACTGCACGATCGTGGGACTATCGAACAGCTCGTAGAACTAGTTatcggggccaaaaatccttctgagcatcttcctctcgaacagGCGGCTAAGacggcttcgtcagttttgaacagagtccatgtctcagaggcgttagtgagtactgggactataaatgttctgtacaatcccagcttcgtccgtcgcgacaggtatttagagtggagaagtttcctcaggctgtaacTGGCTGGACCGGTCGGCAGCCAGCATCCTTCAATGTAAcccaacatcaatgttgttgtcggtgctgacttttgaccccagataggtgaagttttggacgacttcgaaggtgcggtcacctatctgtacatcacccctgcgtaaatcagtgtttgttagcagggccgctggtggtgagAGCATCATTTTAGATTTCttctcgttaatctccaacccgaggttctgtgccgcacgctcgatcctttgataagcttctgctacataggagagcctcaaaccaatgatgtctatgtcatcagcgtatgccagggtCTGgtttgacttatagaagatggtccccgaagttccCATCTCAGCAAGTCACGTGTGGCTCTCTCTATCgacagattgaaaaggagacaggcaagcccatctccctggcttcaagcccttggtggtagcaaagggccctgagagttttccatccaccttcacctggcatgtgatgttggccattgtcattcgtacaagcccggtaagcttggccgggattccaaaagagctcattgcgtcgtacagttttaccctggctatgctgtcataggcggctttaaaatcaatgaagagatggtaggcatggaggagctgctgctccgccatcttttCCAAGGTTTTCCGCATCGTGgttgtgagtactgggacgaTAAATGATCTGCTCAGTCCCAGCTACGTCCGTCGCGaaaggtatttagagtggagaagtatCCTCAGACGCGTAACTCTCAACTTCAacgttgttgtcggtgcttaCTTGCTGACTCCTCCAATCGCTACCTTAGTGCTTTAAGATTCTGTCCTCAAACTATTCAGCAAGATGAAGAATATGTCGCTAATACTATTCAGAGATAATCTGAGAAACTATTTAACTTATCAATCTGGCGCCTATATCCTTGTTATATCATGCTAACCACCTTCTCCTCCATATCTCGTTGATTTTGTTTGCAGGATGCATTTAGTTTATTAGCCTATTCGAATCCCTGGGCAAGCCCGCTCGGTTGGCAGCTGTGCCCGTCGCGCCGTGAAGCTGTATGTGCTGCTCTAAACTCTGCCATATTAGGTACGTTACACGCTCTCTCCATCGTTATGTGGTTTTCGAAGCAGTTGGTCTAACATTCTTTCctcgtttttcccttttttcttcttttgcagAATCAATGAATTACTCATGGCGACCACCGCTAGAGGTGTGCATAGCGCATGCCTGCGAGCTGCTGCGTCTCATGTCGAGCACGTCCCTCGGTGCGTGCGCGTTCGTCAGCGTGGACGATATACTTGctcaacatcagcagcattgACTACGTCTCATACTTCAGCTAGCAGCGCCTTACTTCACTTTCTAATGGAAACCATCACGGCGGGCCGGGCAaaatacccccccccccccccccccccgtttccccctcctcttcttcttcccttgttttcaatcacacacacacgcactcacgtCCCTATTCTTGTATCTGCCACGATCTCTCCAACTAAGAAAAGCCACCCCATAGGAATATGCAtacgaagatgatgatgatcatgatgatgaggtagtagcagcagccagGCTTTAGTGTGTGAGACCTTGGATACGAAATTACGCCAACgtgaaaaaatcaaatcatcaGCGTTTTGTG
It contains:
- the LOC118509674 gene encoding ran-binding protein 9, giving the protein MADNAPAAAASSVKCGDGGQPLDSSLRSSKKMFNPNNNVQGGASGSGSGTSGTNSAAPGATNSGATASSIDRLRMLYPNVNEAVDPLPRSWSLQDKCSTIGLTQNNLRVHYKGIGKSHTDAASVRTAYPIPAACGLYYFEVKIISKGRDGYMGIGLTHTNFKMNRLPGWDKQSYGYHGDDGHSFCSSGNGQPYGPTFTTGDIIGCGVNLVDNTCFYTKNGHHLGIAFKDLPPRLYPTVGLQTPGEVVDANFGQEPFKFDIEDMLKELRASTKATIYNFPLPDDQGDWTVILHKMVSSYLVHHGYSSTAETFARTTGQTLQEDMTSIKNRQKIIKLVLSGRMGQAIEQTIRLYPGLLESNQNLLFMLKCRQFIEMVNGSDFDLGTPSSRTSPVQTSVIQSTKSYQNGSTIIPDNVDNQGYLKNNVLSNNTNNNNGNCIEDDYSNDVEMENGHSNNSATNGYKNGTANRTNANESGDGEEEQEEEEEEPDTGRDEDMDVDSSLSPNCKSTSATGKSGVERMLEFGRELFQMSQRLEKEHGVNETNQKMLEDAFSLLAYSNPWASPLGWQLCPSRREAVCAALNSAILESMNYSWRPPLEVCIAHACELLRLMSSTSLGACAFVSVDDILAQHQQH